The genomic segment TGTGCGGACGTGCGTCAAACGTTCCAATCCGCAGTGTGACCGGTCCCGGTAACTCCTCCTTCGTGAGGACCCCGCGCGCGTTTCCCGTGATCCGAAATGGCGCGGCATCCTCTGGTGAAAACGCGATCCGGATCGAGGCATCGTCGAGCACAAACGCGGGCTCCTCTTGGCGAGAGAAGACCAGGCGTCCGTGGTCGATCCGAATCGCCAAATTCGGCATGGTAGTGGCCAGCCATCCCAGGACGGCGGCGAGGGGCCGATTGGATGGTGCGGTGTCCGCGTCTCCCCGCGTCGAGGGCGTGTCTCCCAGAATCAGCGTGACGTCGGGGTGACTGAGCCGCACGTCGGCGAGCCGCGCCTTGCCGACGAAGAGGGGGAGCAGTTCAAACGCCACCTTGAGGGACTCGGATGTGCCGGCCATGCTTCCCGGGATCGTCACGGAGAGCCGGCTGATCACGACCTGCGGCCGCGGAAAAATCGCGAGTCCCACGCGCTGGTACTGGAGCTGCCCCCCCAGCTCCCGAGAGACTGCGGTCTCGATGCGATTCTTAATCCCGTCTTGATTGATCAGCCGGCCCGCAAGGATCGTGAAGCCTACAAAGAGCAGCGGGATCAGTAGGAGTGGAATGAGAATCCAGCGTACGCTCCGTTTCATGATCGATCTGTCCGGGAATTGGTCGCCGCATGTTACCACTACCAACGGTGCCGATACATCGGATCCTGCGGTCCTGATAGCTGCTAGTAGATCTACTAGTAGACAGGCTTCACGACACCGTGGTATAGCCACGGCCAAATTCTCTCCGGGTGTCAGAATGAAACGAAGCTGCGGAAAGGCGACTACGAGCCGTTCGACGCCGCCCGCGCGAAGGTGCGGGCTTGGGAGAAGGCCAACCTGAAGTGAGCGAATTGGGGGCTGGAGAGACGAGCCTCGGCGTCATCGCGGTGGGGATCATCCTGCTGATTCCCGGGAGCGCCCGCGCCCTGTCGTCGCTTGTGGACCTCCCGACGGACACGTTCGCCCAGCTGGCTTCAGAACCGCCGAACGCCGAGCCATCATCCTCGCCACCCGGGCAGTCCGGACTGACAGTGCCCTGGCGACCTCCTGATCCGGAAGCGGATCGATTCGACTGGATTCAACTCAAGTCCGGTGAATGGCTCAAAGGGAGCCTCAAGTCGATGCAGGACTACAGCTTGGAGTTCGACAGCGAGGAGCTCGACTGGCAGGAGTTCGACTGGGAAGACGTCTATCAGGTTCGGTCGCCGCACCTCCATCAGGTCTTGTTCGATAAGCGACCAGGGGAGGGGACGCCTTTTGGAGACTTCGTACTCCTGCCCCACTTCAACGAGATTTTCGCGTTTTCGGATGAGCGGGTGAGTATCGAGGGCAGCTTGCAGGTGTCAAGGGACAAGGTCACCGTGCAGGGCAGGGACGGTCCGGTCGTGTTCGACCGAGCCCGACTCATTGCCATCACGCCCGCGGGCTCGCACGAGATCGACTACTGGTCGGGCAAGGTCAGCATTGGCCTGACGACATTGACCGGCAATACCGACAGCAAGGGCCTGAATATCACAACCGACCTGACCCGGCGCACTCCCGCCACCAGATTGTCCCTGGATTACCTGGGGGCTATGGAAGAACTCGAAGGCGTGGAGTCGGCCAACAACCATCGTGTGACGGCGGTATTCGACTATTGGCTGTCCCGCCGCCTCTACGTCCGAGCCCCGGTGTTGGAATACTTTAGCGATCCGTTCAGCAATGTGGCCTACCGAGTCACCGGCGTTGTCGGGCTGGGCTACGATATCGTTCACCGGCAGAATCTGGAGTGGGACGTCTTCATGGGCCCGGGCTATCAGCGGACCCGGTTCGAAACGGTCGAGACGGGGGAGAACGAATCCGAGGACACGATGGTCTTCGCGATTGGTACCAGCGCCGAGGCGGACATTACCAAACGTACCGACTTGAACCTTTCGTACACCGGCCAATTTGTCAGCGAAGAAGCCGGAGGCGCATTGCATCATACGGTCGCCACGCTGGAGATCGACCTCACCAAGGTGTTCGACGTGGACCTGTCAGTGGTCTGGGATCACGTGTCGGATCCCCAAGCAGCGGCGGACGGGACCGTGCCCAAAAGGAACGACGTGCGTTCGAGCCTGTCGTTGGGCGTGGAATTCTGATGACCCTGATGAAATGACGAGGTTGTTCCTCTACCTTCGACGGTAGCTTAGCTCATCCTCGTACTGCCTGACATCCACTCCCGCCAGTCAGTAGCGATCAGCCTTACCGTTTCTTAACACCAGCTTGACCAAACTTCACGCCGGCTTTATCGCGGGCTAATGCCCGCGGAGTAAGCTCGCACCCGTCAGTCAGGGCTGTCCCGAAGTCTACGGAGGTGAACATGCAACCGCTGGGGTCTCTAGCCTACGGGCTCGCAATGCTGTTGGGGTTTCTCGGCATGATGGCTTGGTCAACCCATCTGAGCGCGACACTGGCTCCCTGAGGAGGTGATCAACATGGAGTCGATGATTCTGGCGTCGGTCTTGATTCTGGCCGCGTTTGGGGCGGTGGCGGTTTCGATGGTGGTGATTGCTTCCGAGCAGTAAACAGTGAAGGCGTCCGGGTCGGACCCACGATCGTCGAGAATGGGTTCGAGGTGCGCTTGTCCGAAGAGGGCCAGGACCGTGTTTACAGCCGAGGGAGAAAGGGAGTAGCATGGACTTGACCTGTGCCACGCGGGAGTCGCGTCCTTGACGACCAAAGGATCGGCGAACCCCATTCTGATCGTCGACGATGATCCGCAGATCTCGTCGTTGATCGCCAGCGCCCTCCGCAACGAAGGTTTTGCCACCCTGACCGGCGCCGACGGCGAAGAGGCGCTGGCCCTGGCTGCCAAACACGAGCCGGCCCTCATCATTCTGGACCTGATGCTGCCCAAGATCGACGGCATCGAAGTGTGCCGCGACATCCGGCGGCGATCCGATACCCCGATCCTCATTCTCACGGTCAAAGCCGACGAATTCGACAAGATCCTGGGCCTTGCCATCGGCGCCGACGATTATCTGACCAAACCCTTCAGTCCGCGAGAACTCATCGCCCGCGTGAAAGCCATCTTGCGGCGCAGCTTGCACCGGCCCAATACCGCGACCAAACGCCTTCGACATGTTGATTTGGACGTGGACTTCGAGAAACGCAAGGTCATGGTCGGGGGCCAGGAAGTGGCGCTGACCGTCTACGAGTACAAGATTCTCGAGGCGCTGGCGCATGCGCCGGGCATTGCCTTGTCCCGCGAGCAATTGATCCAACGGATCTACGCCTACGAAGACGTGAGCGTGGTGGACCGAGTGATCGACGTGCACATCGGCAATCTGCGGGCCAAGATCGAAGAAGACCCGTCCCACCCGCGATACATCATCACAGTCCGGGGTGTCGGGTACAAGTTCACCGAGGTCGACTCGGAATAGCACGTAATGCCCGCGTCTCGCCGACGGGCGGGGACGCGGCCTGCCGAAGAGAAGGAGACCGCATGGCCTCCCAGGCGCCCAAGAAAGGCCTCAGGAAAAAGATCGTCCTCGCCTTTCTGTTGGTGGGCTTCATCCCGGTGCTCGTGGGTCTCCTGATGACGTACTGGACCGGGACCCTCCATCTTCGCGAGGCGATGGGCCAGAACTTCCAAGGACTGGCCGTCGAGGCGGCTCGCAAGATCGATATGGTCATTGAACGGGAGATCGACGGGAAGCGGCATCTCGCGGCGCGGAGCGAGATCTTGGCGGATCTCAGCGCCGCGAACAGGGCCTATGCGCGACTCTCCGATTCCGACGCGGCGCGCGTGTTGGCGGAGCGGCGCGAGCGCTGGGAGAGCGGAGAGCACAACTCGCTGCGACAACAGATCCTGCTGAGCCCCACGTCCAGCGTGTTGAGGGGGTACATCCGGACGATGGCAGTTCCGTATCTCGCGTTCTTCGTGACCGACGAGCAGGGGGCGGTCGTGGCCAGCGCCAATGGCGCGCCGGACTATTTGAACAGCGACCAATCGTGGTGGCGGGAGACCTACAACAATGGCCTGGGCAAGAGCTACATCGGCGACCTGTTTTTCAGCGAGGCGGACCAAACCTACGCGATCATCATGGCAGTCCCGGTAATCGATGAGAAGAGCCAAAAGGCGATCGGCGTGTTGGCGGTGGTTCACGATGTGCGAGAACTACTCCAGGCCCCCATCCACGCCATCCTGTTCGGCAAGTCGGGTCACGCGATGCTGATCGACTCGGACGGACGGGTCCTGACCTGCCCGTTCCTGCCGACCGGCACCCTGCTCAAGGATCAGGGGTTGGTCTCCACCCTGACATCAGCCGTGCCCAACTGGGTCATGGCGGACGACGATGGGCACGGCGGAACCGGCTCCATCATCGGGTTCGCGCCGGTGTCGGCAACCTCGGTCATCACCAGCGCTTCGACCGGGAAGCGGTGGCACAGTTTCATCCGACAAGATCCGGAGGAGCTGTACGAGCCGATCGACTCGCTGCTGTGGTCCGCGACGTCATCCGGCATCGTGCTAATCTGTTTTGTGGCGTTGATGGGACTCGTCTTGTCGAAACGCCTGGCCAAGCCGATCCAACTCCTTCAACAAGGGGCCGAGCAAATCGGCAAGGGAAACCTCGACGTCACGCTCGCGATCCGGACCAACGACGAGATTGAGGAGCTGGCCGGAGCCTTCAACGAGATGACCGGTAAGCTGCGAGAATCCTATTCCACGCTTGAGCAACGTGTGATGGAGCGCACCAGCCAGTTGTCCGCGTTGAACATGATCGCCGCCACGACCAACCGCTCGCTGGAGCTGGAAGACACGGTGGACAACGCCCTCGAAAAGATCCTGGAAGTGATGGAGTTCGAGAGCGGGGCCGTTTGGCTTTGGAACGCCGAGGAAGACCGCCTGATGCTCCAGGCGTCGCGCGGCGTTCCCCCGGAGATCATCAAGCGCTACAAGGAAGTAGCGGCCGGGGAGCTGACCATCGGCGAGGTCGCCGGGTCGGGCCGACGGATGATCATCGAGGGCACGAGCCAAGGCCCTCCCAGCGAGGGGCTCATCGCGAAGGAAGGATGCACCGCCTGGGTAGCCATCCCCTTGGTCTCCAAGGGACGGGTGTTGGGCGTGTTCAGCGGAGCCTGCCAGGGACCGCGGCAGTTCAGCCAGCAGCACCTCGGTCTGTTGGAGTCCATGTGTTCCCAACTGAGCGTCTCCGTCGAAAATGCTCTCCTGTACAGCCGGACCCGCGCGATGGTCGAGCAACTCCGGGAAGCCGAGCGATTCAAGGAGTCGTTCTTCTCCAACATCAGCCACGAACTCCGAACGCCGTTGACCTCGATCCTCGGGTACTCCGAAGCCTTGTTGGCGAAGATGGCCGGGGAACTGACCGCCAACCAGCGCGAGGCCGTCACCAGCATTCACAACAGCGGCACGCTGTTGCTCGAGATCGTCAGCAACCTCCTCGATCTCACCAAAATCCGGGCCGGCAAGATGGAGTTGCACTTCGGCGAGTTCTCGATGAGGCATCTCATCACGACCTGTCTCAAAGCCGTGGACCCGCTCGCGTCACAAAAACGCCAGGTCCTGACCCACACCCTGGGGCCCGAGCCGCTCATGGTTCAGGCCGATCAGATCAAGGTGAAACAGATACTGCTGAACCTTCTGAGCAACGCCATCAAGTTTACGCCGCAGGGCGGACGCATCCAGATCGAAGCCCGCGAGTCGATCATGGGCGGCCGCCCTGCAATCGAGGTCTCGGTGATTGATCAGGGGATCGGGATCAGGGAGGAGGATGCCGAGCGAATCTTCGAGGAGTTCACCCAGGTGGATTCGTCATTCACCCGCGAATTCGGAGGCACCGGGCTGGGGTTGCCGATCGTCAAGCGGTTTGTGGAGATGCACGGCGGATCGGTCGCCGTCACCAGCCGGGTTGGACACGGTTGCCGGTTCACGTTCGTCATTCCCACGCGGCTCGACCTTGAACCCGCGGTTTCGCAGCCGTCGGAGAACGGGGCACCGCGGGCCGAAGCAACACGCCGCCTGTGATGCGATGGACGCGGCGGTACCGGATCGCAAGAGGAGAACGGCGATGGAACGTCACCAGTCAATCAAGAGAGTCGCCGCAACCAGCGCGTCACTCGCCTGCCCCCATTGTCGAGCCGGCGCGGACCAGGCGGTGGTGGGACTCTGCTGGGACCAGGACGAGGCATCATGGCGTTGCCTGCTGTGCGGCTACCGGGTGTTCGACCGGCCGCGCCGCAGTAAGGCACAAATCGCCGCAGAACGGTTTTGGGAGCAGATGTTCCCGTCCATGGAGGACGGGGACGGCCGGCCGCAGGCGGAGGAGGAAGAGCCCGACGAGGAGTTCGGGGCTCTTCCTCCCCAGGCCGCACGCCTGGCTCCGCGGTCGGCGCGCCCATCGGGAGTTGTCAGCGTTTCTGGTCCCGGTCGTCTGTGATCTCAGCCGGCCGGCGGGCCGGTACAGTAGTCGCAATGACGGTCCGGGAGGTCGGGTGACACCCGCCGACCTCCCGGACTGCTGTCACGGGATGGGATAGGGGCCGGAGTACTTGGCGTTGTTGGCCTCGTTCCACTCCGTCACCACGGTTCCGGCATCGCTGATCGCGAGCAGGTATCGGCTGCCCGCCGCGAGTCCGGATGGAATCGGAAACGGGGTCGTTTTCGAGTGATAGGCTCCGCCGCCCGCCAAACTCGGGACACTCCGGCTCCCGAGAGGCGTATCCCCTGCGTCCAGGACCGTGTTGAACGACAGGTAGAACGAGACCGTGAACGGCTCCGCTCGACGGTTTCCCAGATTGCGCTGCGTGTCGATCACGTAGAGCGTTCCGCCCGACTTCACCGCGCTCAGCCTGGTAACGATGAGGTCGGGACCGATGGTGAAGGTGCCCGCCGCGCACCGGGTGTTGTTTCCCTCATCCAATTCGGCCACGGCGCCGGCTGAATCACCGGCGGCACAGACGTAGTAGGTGCCGGTTGGCGTGGCATCGGGAATCGCAAACTTCGTGGTTGCGGAGTTGTACTGAGATCCGCCGTTGATTCCGGACACGCTGCGGGTCCCGATCAGCGTGCCGGCGGTGGGGGCGTTGGGGTTGGCTGCAAAATAGAACGACACCACCGATGGCTCCGCCCACCGGTTGCCGATGTTGCGTTCCACGTCCGACACGTTGATGTACGTGCCGGCGAGCGAGGCCGAGACGCTGGAGACGGTGAGGTCCGGGCCGACTGGATAGGTCTGCGTCGTGCAGCGGGAATTGTTGGTCTTGTCGGCTTCATTGACGGCTCCGCCGGAATCCGTGATCGCGCACACGTGGTACGTGCCCGTCGGCGTGTTGGCCGGGATCGCATACGAGGTCGACGCGGTGTTCACCGCCCCGTTTGCCGCAAGCCCGGTGAGGCTTCGCGTTCCGATGGAGGTCCCGCCAGCCGGGGACGCCGGGTTCGAGGCAAAGTAGAATGCCACGGAAAAGGCTCCTGCGGCTTGGGCCCCGATGTTCTGCTGGGTATCCCCGATCAAAACGGTGCTCCCGGAAACTGACGCGGAGAGTTGCGACACCAGCAGATCAGGAACTGCGGCGGTCTGCAGCGCCGAATCAGTGGTGTTGAGCAGGATCGAGACCGTGTCGCTGTTGGAATTGACCACCGCCAAATCCAACGCATCGTCCTGGTTGAACTGCCCCGAAGCCAACAGATCGAAGGACGAAAGCCCGCTCCCTCCGATGCAGTGCATGGCGGGCCCGAAGATACCGGCGCCATTGCCCGGCAGGATGGACACGACGTTCTGGAGCGTGTAGGCCACGGCCAGATCCACCAGGCCGTCCCCGTTGAAATCACTGATCTCGATACTCTGAGGCCCGGTCAAGACCGGAACGGTGGTCGGCGCGGCAAAAGACCCCAGCCCGTCCCCGAACAGAAGCGACACCGCGGGAGCATAGGCCGTGGCGACAGCAAGATCGGGTTTGTCGTCGGAATTGAGATCCCGGATGGCCACAAACGTCGGA from the Nitrospirota bacterium genome contains:
- a CDS encoding response regulator transcription factor; translation: MTTKGSANPILIVDDDPQISSLIASALRNEGFATLTGADGEEALALAAKHEPALIILDLMLPKIDGIEVCRDIRRRSDTPILILTVKADEFDKILGLAIGADDYLTKPFSPRELIARVKAILRRSLHRPNTATKRLRHVDLDVDFEKRKVMVGGQEVALTVYEYKILEALAHAPGIALSREQLIQRIYAYEDVSVVDRVIDVHIGNLRAKIEEDPSHPRYIITVRGVGYKFTEVDSE
- a CDS encoding ATP-binding protein, producing the protein MASQAPKKGLRKKIVLAFLLVGFIPVLVGLLMTYWTGTLHLREAMGQNFQGLAVEAARKIDMVIEREIDGKRHLAARSEILADLSAANRAYARLSDSDAARVLAERRERWESGEHNSLRQQILLSPTSSVLRGYIRTMAVPYLAFFVTDEQGAVVASANGAPDYLNSDQSWWRETYNNGLGKSYIGDLFFSEADQTYAIIMAVPVIDEKSQKAIGVLAVVHDVRELLQAPIHAILFGKSGHAMLIDSDGRVLTCPFLPTGTLLKDQGLVSTLTSAVPNWVMADDDGHGGTGSIIGFAPVSATSVITSASTGKRWHSFIRQDPEELYEPIDSLLWSATSSGIVLICFVALMGLVLSKRLAKPIQLLQQGAEQIGKGNLDVTLAIRTNDEIEELAGAFNEMTGKLRESYSTLEQRVMERTSQLSALNMIAATTNRSLELEDTVDNALEKILEVMEFESGAVWLWNAEEDRLMLQASRGVPPEIIKRYKEVAAGELTIGEVAGSGRRMIIEGTSQGPPSEGLIAKEGCTAWVAIPLVSKGRVLGVFSGACQGPRQFSQQHLGLLESMCSQLSVSVENALLYSRTRAMVEQLREAERFKESFFSNISHELRTPLTSILGYSEALLAKMAGELTANQREAVTSIHNSGTLLLEIVSNLLDLTKIRAGKMELHFGEFSMRHLITTCLKAVDPLASQKRQVLTHTLGPEPLMVQADQIKVKQILLNLLSNAIKFTPQGGRIQIEARESIMGGRPAIEVSVIDQGIGIREEDAERIFEEFTQVDSSFTREFGGTGLGLPIVKRFVEMHGGSVAVTSRVGHGCRFTFVIPTRLDLEPAVSQPSENGAPRAEATRRL
- a CDS encoding DUF481 domain-containing protein: MSELGAGETSLGVIAVGIILLIPGSARALSSLVDLPTDTFAQLASEPPNAEPSSSPPGQSGLTVPWRPPDPEADRFDWIQLKSGEWLKGSLKSMQDYSLEFDSEELDWQEFDWEDVYQVRSPHLHQVLFDKRPGEGTPFGDFVLLPHFNEIFAFSDERVSIEGSLQVSRDKVTVQGRDGPVVFDRARLIAITPAGSHEIDYWSGKVSIGLTTLTGNTDSKGLNITTDLTRRTPATRLSLDYLGAMEELEGVESANNHRVTAVFDYWLSRRLYVRAPVLEYFSDPFSNVAYRVTGVVGLGYDIVHRQNLEWDVFMGPGYQRTRFETVETGENESEDTMVFAIGTSAEADITKRTDLNLSYTGQFVSEEAGGALHHTVATLEIDLTKVFDVDLSVVWDHVSDPQAAADGTVPKRNDVRSSLSLGVEF
- a CDS encoding FG-GAP-like repeat-containing protein; protein product: MSYPAGDNPQAIAVGDLNQDEEADLVIANSGSNNVWVHPGNGDGSFLDPTLCDVGTTPVAVAISDLNGDGKPDIVVANADSDDVSVLLGTDAGPCSPGASIPTGNGPYSVAIGDFNLDQKPDLATANFFGNSVSILLGDGTGGFSPRSDLARDRPVGNGAASVAIGDLNGDEKPDVVVANFYNDRVAILLGDGMGDFGPPTEFNAGPGPTFVAIRDLNSDDKPDLAVATAYAPAVSLLFGDGLGSFAAPTTVPVLTGPQSIEISDFNGDGLVDLAVAYTLQNVVSILPGNGAGIFGPAMHCIGGSGLSSFDLLASGQFNQDDALDLAVVNSNSDTVSILLNTTDSALQTAAVPDLLVSQLSASVSGSTVLIGDTQQNIGAQAAGAFSVAFYFASNPASPAGGTSIGTRSLTGLAANGAVNTASTSYAIPANTPTGTYHVCAITDSGGAVNEADKTNNSRCTTQTYPVGPDLTVSSVSASLAGTYINVSDVERNIGNRWAEPSVVSFYFAANPNAPTAGTLIGTRSVSGINGGSQYNSATTKFAIPDATPTGTYYVCAAGDSAGAVAELDEGNNTRCAAGTFTIGPDLIVTRLSAVKSGGTLYVIDTQRNLGNRRAEPFTVSFYLSFNTVLDAGDTPLGSRSVPSLAGGGAYHSKTTPFPIPSGLAAGSRYLLAISDAGTVVTEWNEANNAKYSGPYPIP